TCATCTTGTCAGAACAACATAAAAAGATCTTATCCTTGGTTTAGGATTTTTAGTCTACTTCTCCTTCAACAACATCCAAAATAACTTCTGGTGTGGATTCACCTGGTGACAATCTGCCCAGCCTGGCTGCTCACTTCTCttggagtcttttttttttaaattcaggctACACTCCAAGTGATTAATTTACTAAACATTATACCAGCATCTTATTTATCTGTATGTTTTTTGACAGAGAGAAAAGTTGTTGAATGTGGGGCTGCTAGCTTGGTCCACTCCATTAGCACACAGTGATAAAGTGCAGAAGGGAACAAGCAAGAGAGTGGGAGCGCATAATTGTGCACAAAGGTGGAgggaaaagaagaacaaacttAAATTGATCATTTGTTGTAATGTAACATCTTTATCTGTGAGgtgtgtgaacaacactgcagaCAGTAGTCTGTTAACAGACTGCTGCTCTCTAAAAAGCTTTTTACATGTAGTAatacatgtttttgtgttttactcaTTCATATCTCATCTGAAAAGATTTCTGTCATTCAGACAACTCTGAATTGtgttttaaaacttaaataaaaaagggttGGGTTCAGGCTGATACAGAACAGTTTTGGGCTGGCCAGGCTTGAGTAGGGTCAAGGCTGCTcaccatttaatgatgaaattACCAGATAGGAAAATCAAAGTCATTTGATGGTAGAAACAACACACTGGTTGAAAATTTTACATACAGAGATCACCCACCCCAAAATATTGATTCACTATATTCTGTCAATATTATGCAAGTAATTGAAATGTGCTGCACCTATTCATAAAATGCTTTCAATCCGGCAGAATTGAAAGGTGGCTAATCTTGAtctctcaaacaaaaatgcttcCAGACAAAGATCTAAAAAGCAGCACCATCATGTGATTGGCAGCAGAGGGGAAGGCAGTGAATTTGCACAGAACAGATTACATTAGAGCACTTTGTGCAAGAGCCAATTCATTCAGTGTCATGCTCATGATTAGTAGTTTAAGAGTTGAATAGCTGTGACTAATTAGGAATAATTACACTTCTTCTCATTAGGTGGGTCAAAGATGTTTTGTAGACCCCTAAATCTGCAAAGCAaattgaaaaggaaatgagTGCACTTTTGGTTATCAATGCAATAGTGAATCATTtgttacatttatatttaacaCTTGTTAAACAAGCAGTGCTGAGCTAAATTTTGATGCTTTATATCAAAGCAAGTGACCATGATCAGACATCAATTTAAAAAGACGGGGGAAACTTACTTATGCTTTACAGTGGTGACTGTCTCTGATGCTACACTTGAAGTAATATTCTTCGCTGCTGTTTCCAAACCGGTCCACATTGTGGCAAATCCTGGTCAAATACAGAAAGTAAAATTTAAGTAAGGCACATTAAGTATGCTTTCTTAAAACAACTTCCTTTTCAAGaaattaaaaagtagaaaatctTTACCCTGCACTCCACTGGCAGCCACGACCATGGCTCCATCTATGTTGGAACGCCCATCCTTGTCTTTCTTCATTGATTCTGGGATCAGCTTCCCTCCGTGTTTTTTCACGTGTGGAGCCAACTCTCGACCCACACAGCCAGCAACCGCACACACCCCGTccactgcagcaacacaacatTACTTAATTAAAGGTCTGCTGCCAAGTAACTACTCAAGGTCAGAGAAACATGCTGACAGGAGTTGACTTAGTCACCTAAAAACTGGCTGACTTTGACGGCTCCTCCCGTCGCCTGCTTGGCAACGTGGAGACCTTTGGTGACTGTGGGGCTGACATGGGTGGGCTTGTCCTCTGGAGTGATGTGTTCTCGTAGTTTGGAAGCTCCTTTGTGGATGGCTTTGCCTGTAAATTCGGCTCCTTTTACCAAGCCCCAGCTTAGCCAGGACGCACCTGATAGAACAACAGGCAAATTTTAGTCAGTCTCTCCTAACTCCAATGAACATAAAGATATTTTACAGGGGAAGAAGCACTTTGACCTCACCTGTCAGGATCCCATTTGCAACCTTTTCACTCCACTCAGGCAGAgtcttttcttcctctgtggCAGCTGATGTACTCTCCTCCGGTGCAGTCTCCTCTGGTGCAGTCTCCTTAGGGGCAGTGATGGACACCTTCTGACTGAGGTTAATGGTGTCTGTGGCTTCATCTGGAGCCtgatcatacaaacacattAGTTAGGTAGTGAAAAGTACAGAAACACAACTTATCTGCTGCTTTGTGCAAGCTGTAGACATCTCCATTCAAATGCTTGTCACAAAGTAACCCCAAATTCACACAATGACTTCTCTTGTTACTCTGAGCTTCTTGTTACAATGTGCCGTTTGTCCGCATGCAGattgctgttttaaaatgtctcCCACCAGCTTGTGCTAAAAAACCCTCTACTGTCCAAAAATGAACACAGAAGTGCCTACTTGCTGATAAGGAATCAGGTCCATCAGAGTATACAAGTAGCCCTCCTGCTTACATCAGAAGTGACCTTGTTAGGCATCGATCTCTACCTCCATCATGGATGAACTGGCACTTGTGTTTCAGCTAAAGCTGTGAGGTTGTGCTAACTGCTGCAGATAAGAGCATTATATCTGATTAATTCTCCTCACCTGCCTGTCTCAAATCCCTACAATGCTGAGGCAAGGCTAACTTGGAGAAGTGTGCCAGCTCACAAGTAAGCAGGAGAAAGTTTCATgccaaagaaaaacaatgaaaaagttTGCAATCCTCTAAATCAGCAGTCTCAGAGTGTTGAGTAAGCAGCAACTAAAATCTTTTTCATGTAAGGAGCTAATTAAAAGTGTGTGGTGTTTTCAGCTCTTGCTGAATTATATTTATGATGACTTGAAGAACAGTGAGGCTAACAACTGTGCCATTTGGCATACTTCCTATGTCAGTCGTAAAGTTTGACTGAACTTATTCTAATCTAAAAGTTTACacacccatgttaaaatgcccCATGAGGCCAagatattttatttcagaactTTTCCCAACCATAACATTTACAATGTACctaaaaaacatccaaaatctTTTAGGATAAATttactaaaaacaaaataaacagtttgcATAAATATGCACACCCCTAGACTAATATTTTGCCAAAGTCCTGTTTAATCTCATCACATTCGTTCTTTCTGGGAAGGCGTCTATCAGTGCAACCTATCTCAACTTAGCAAAATCTACCCACCCTTCCTTGCAAAAACGCTCTGAATCTGTTAGATTACGAGGGTATTTCCTGTGCACAGCCCCCTTCAGGTCACCCAACAGATGTGTGAAGCCACCTGTGGTGGAGCATAGTGTGAGCAGCTTCATACTTGGTGGCTGTGTTTCATTTtcttaaagatatattttggggcttttgtgCCGCTATTTTAGAGAGGActtagaggaggacagtggatagagttggcaatagggatgagagagtgcCCACATACATGAGGTGCAACCTAACCACTGGGCGATCTGCACCCCAGCTGAATCAAAGTCTCAATTAAGATGGAGGGAGTTATGAGCATTTCCAAATACCAGTCAATTTTGGAACAAAATCTTCAGATAACTACTAGAAAGTTAAAGATTGATTCCACAATATAGTGTGGGATCCAAAGCATACATCTGAATGTAAAGAAAGAACATCTTCACCAGAAAGAGATGCAAGTTTTGAACTGGCCCAGCCAGCGTCCAACAATGAATACTGCTGAAAATCTGTGGAGTGACCTGAAGAGGGCTGTGCACAGGAAATACCTGCATAATCTGACGGACGTATTTGCACTTTTGCAAGGCCAAGTAACGCTGATAGACTCCTACCCAAATTCAGTAAATACTGTTATATTATTAAAAGGTGCTTTAGCAAAGCATTGGTCTGGGGGGTGCATATTCATACAAAtaggtttttgttgtttcttatCTTTATCAACTCCTCCTGAAACATTTTGGTCGTtttcaacagaggtggaaaaactTCTGGGCCTCATTTTTACACCACAAAAATGTGCGTTTTAACAGAGCCACTGTATATTTGAGGCTGAATCTATTAAGGGGTAAAACATCTTTATCTAATCATTGATTTGTTGAGTCAACATAAGCAGCTGAAAAACAATTACGGGTGTGATCTCTTTAAAGAATATTCAAGATGAAGATGCATCCACTTTCACTCAGCTCTGTGACTGCCCAGTAGCAGCAGAACACTCCAACTTCACTGTTTTATCTTCCAAAAATAACTCTCCATGTCTCCAACGTGCAAAGGAGGATTTGCCAGAGAGCATTGTGTAACAACTCTTTTGTAACTTGTGTCACCACTTGCTTGATGAAAATATATTATGATCTGAAACAGCAGAGGCACGTTTGAGAATAGATACTTTTTTCTGGACATCTAATCAATGTGAAAAATCATACGGATAAATGGTCTTAAATGTCAAAGGATAATAAAAAATGCTGTGCAGGCCAAAGCTGCATTTGATCCTGAAGTAATGTGAAATGACATTTTGTGCCGATGCAGATCTGACTGCCCCGCAGCACTGACCTGAACCCTGAGATCTGTCATCTGGGACAGCAGGTCCTGGAACAGTTCTCTGTCTGCAGCAGGAAGCTCCGAGGATAGCACCACTCCGACATAATAGCCTGGAGCCGGTGCCATCATGTCAGGGAACATAAACACACCAGTGTTACACAGCAACACAGGAGACTGCATGGCCATGAGAGGGTAGATCCAGTCGCACACCTGCCggaaggcaaaaaaagaaatgagaaaaacaaaaattgtacGCGCTAAAAAATAGGGTTGATAAAAAATTATGTCAAGAACAACATGATTTATGCCAAAACTTGTATTGTATTTCTGAACAATGTGCCCTTTTGAGATAAGATATTCAATTTAAGTGGAGGTTGAATATAAAGGGGGAAGGGAGCTTTGTGAAAAGGTTAGATGtacatattttcaaacataacCTCAAAATAATTGGCCTTCTGTGTCTGATGTTGGCTCTGTTTAGTACTCCAGTCTGAGAGGAGACGAACCAGAGGACACTGTCTCCCTCTGACTGCAGCATGGCTAACTGGATTATAGGGCATAACAGTGTAAGCAGGGTTTAGATAATTACTGGCACTCGTGAATCACTGATGTCACCAACTGGCAATAGCACCTAGGAAATTCCCCCATGAAGAGTCAGATTTCAGTCTCATGACCCACTGGTGTGTTCGGACGGACGGCagagcaaacatttttttgaaaaacaacagaagactGCTCAAATTACAGTGACTATTGAttgcatttttaacaaaaatccaAGCAGGCAGGATTATTCAGTCTCGTATCACTTGCTGTAGTATTTACACATCACCTTGACATTTACAAAGCAATATAGTGGCTCAAAGGCCTGCTGCTGTGTACTTAAGCAGTGTACAAATGACCAGTGCTTGATTTGCTCCTGTGCTTTCATTCACTTCATCACTTCAAAGCTGATAACCATGAATGACTGAAGTGCACCTGTAAACATTTATGTGGTATAGAATATTAACCACTATTTGTGTAAAATATTCTCACTTTAACTTTGCTGTCAGAGCGCTTATTTGCAAGGgtttaacagaaaacatttgcagAAATCTTACTGGCAAACAACGAATCTGGGTGAAGAGTCGAGATTCAAAACTTTGTTGTCATTGTGCAAGACATATAAACAGTGGAGTATCTCTCTGAGCAGCACAGGTCACATGACTATCTAGCCTCTAGACATCctttctgtgtctctttctctctaagTGTTTGCAAAGGCAcggtttggcaaagcatgatgtgacaacacaaaagcctgccattggttgtcacaggccagtcacagtgcattgtgggaaacaTACACAAAATATGGCGACAGTATTAGCCGCTAGTTGCAGGAATAATATTGAAAAATTGTTAATATCTGagtttttgttgtgtatttaattttgaaagaccctggaaagtcactaAAGATCCAGGCGCGATAgtaaatgttctgtaagagccacgaaggcatggatagcgtcattagaatggcacaacagaaGACTTTCAAGGGATAAAACAAGTcagtggctatgatttatggttcaaaagtaatTTCACTTAGAATAAGTGTCTCTTCTTGTGGTATACAATAATAccggtctcagagggttaaattcTACAGTGTCTCTGGGACCCACCAGTGGGCCCCGgaccacactttgggaagcactgccaactttaaaatgtgttttgagcATTGAACTCTGTTAATTTGTTGATCCTTAAACTTTATATTCTGTAAGTTATggactaaagttttaggtctgaactaaatttaaaaatcagtgtctgctaaattattttgcaaatatCAACATATTGGATAACAGCCAAAATCCAATATCTAGTATCCCTATTTTTTTGGTGTTTCACTTTTAATGTCAAACACAGTAACTGTAAAGAGTTACAGATTTGGTGCTATTGTGTTTAAAATGCTTGTTATACCACTTTCTTATACATAGCTTACCTTATTTATCTTATAATCAATATGAAAATGCAGAGCCAGATTTCTCTGAGTGGAGGATGTTAAAGTCCAGTAGGTCATGACTGAGTGAGGTGCAATCCTTTTTAAGTTTGGGGCAGTAAAGATCTAATCAGGGACTTCCCAGGAGGATGACAACATGTTCATTAGCCAACAGGATTAGGGAACTGGCTAAACAACTGTCACATGATCACGTCCACAGGGCAAGCATTAGAGATCATTAACAGGCCTATCTCCTCCTGCTGATGAGTCACAGTCAAAGAAGTCTTCACGAGCCAACAAACCTCTTACAAAAGTAGGCAAAAGGGCACAAGGCAGACTGATGACATTTCACTTGCACTTATTGCATCATATGTGCACGAGGGTGTCTTATCTAGTCCTTTTTAACCTTATACAGACCCATAGTCTGAGGAGACCGGTGTAAATATGATTTACCCTTACCTGCAGAAATGCTGGTGGTCTGTTTGGCATTCTTTCCGAGTGATCACTTGTGAACTTCACCAGCCGCAGGTAGCCCGGGTACGATGGCGCGCTTACCTGCCCTTCAGGTGTGACAAAGAATATCTGTACACCATGAGGGATGTACACCAGCTCCTCTCCTTCCTCACCCACACTCTGAGGAGATGGTGTTGAGTTTGATGTGCGACTGTAAAACTCGTCCCCAACCAGTGACATCTCCCCTGCTTCTGTTCCATATGAGATGGATAGGTGACCGTCAGCTGCCTGAGGAGAGTATGCTGGAGGCTGCTCGCCTGGAACCCCAGGCTGTCTGGTAGGGGAGAGAGTACGACCCTCGTTGCTGCATGCAGGTTTACCTCCTACAGCTCCTCCTGCAGGGCTGTTAGCAGAGAGTAGGTTTGAAGGAGCAGGCCTCTCTGGTTTCTCTTTGGTTGGCAGTGTTGGGTAGAGACCTTGACATGGAGCATCCATAGCATCTGGAGGACACACACTGTTTAATGTAGGTGCAGATTCAAGGTCAGAGCTGGTCTCTAGTATAGCCAGACGGGTGGTGATGTTGTCCAGTGTCTCTTGCATCTTCTGCTTCATCTGTCTGGCTGATTCCCAGGAGCTGCCGACACATTCGTCTCCATGTGAAGGCACACTGATGGCCCTGACCAGGTGTTGTCTACCTCGCTTGTAGAGCTCCAGAGCCTGAGCCTTGTCTCCAGCTTCATCTGCTGTGAGTCCTTTATTGATGCACTCAAAGGCCCTCTCATAGCCATCTTTGATCACCTGAAGTCTGGCGTTGTCGAAGGCATCTTGTTTAGCTTTCTCCATtccctctgaaaaaaaaaaagacgtaacaattttaaaaattgagtttCCACAAACAGTAATATACTTATTGGCAACAACAGGCCAGTTGTTCTTGACTGGTCAGGCACCAGGACCCATTTTCacctccttaagagaaatcCTGATCcatattcttaaaaatgtacattatggatttttgccactttttcacataTTGGCGACCTactttgcaaaactttgcaaCCTACTTTTAGGTCCCAACCCCTTAGTTGAGAACCTGGTTTATGCTACCATTTTACTTTTCAATTTTATTCAAGAGCATTTATAATATGAATAGGGTAATCagagttaatgcattaatcatgattaattaagaTCCATaatttgtatttatgtttttaaattgtaattaaCCACATGCTCTGTTGTCCTTTTCAGTGCACTGCacccacagtgatgtaaaataagtccacaactgctccttaatgtctaatttcacttttaaaaaactcacagacagctcagtaaacAAGTCAAACCTTGTGaaatcaaatatttactttttaaagggGCCTTATTCCCTTTTCATCcaataacaagttccttttctgtgtctgttcaTGCCATAATCTGCAATCTACCTagtttttcattcaaaataaaagcaggtccgTATAAACAGAAAGTCAATCACCCATAGTTAAAGACAATACCtttatccaaaataaaacaaaactgtttggATGCACAATAGTGGGATTTTATCTCAAGGgagattaattgcaaataaattcaaaaattcTCTAATGTATTGTGATAAGAAATGTTAACGTTTGACAGTCCTAGATGAGTAAAAATCAATACTGATCCTCTTTGTTACTGCAGCAACAAAAACCAAATTCCTACACACCCAGTATAgggttatttgttttttttattatcactaTTTTGGGATACATGATATTGGTAATGGCAGATATTTAAatttctgcccatatttacaACCCATATTTTGGCTATGAAAATctgcctctatcagctgtaaatacggGCAACATGAACAAGTAAGTTTGTGGTGTTTTAGGTTGGAACAACAGACCTACTTCAGCTGATgtcttttaatttattcatcctcattctttctTTACACTTGAAATTGTCTGTTTCatagtccctgtaaagtgaaatccaaactttgtgtcttaacacactagattgttggaataaggttgctgtgaacatgtgaaaacactgagatctatgtgtgactttGCTATAATTTAGAtagttagaaagttgttcacctctttcctggcatGGTTTGATTCAAGCAGGGCAATAATATGAGCCCaggacatcaccagtcttgatggggaattacctcgcccctaatgctacaatgatataaaatcccTGAGCAGTTTGactcaatacagtctgttgttagctgatgttactgcctgcaatgaaagttaacagccagctacggcaatgtgtttttgctcattgtgaggtaaatttcccaaatctatcagccacggaGGACTACAGATCATCAAAAGTCTCActacagagagatttgtaccagaagctctgatcagaagcatttaaTAGAATCTGTGCATTTCTCgtggtgggcgtggcttcatctcaactgacacgcccacaccatcctagagcagatttttcATGACGTTGGGGCTTAACTTTACAAAcgtagaaatgtttttcatgacttaaatttggcctggtggttcatatcactggcctgtcatacaaaaaaccttttttaatcacttcaCAGGGCCTTTGAGGACTGAAGCTTGTTAATTTCTTCAACCTTAAAACGTCAAATTGTGTGCTTTAAGGGCTGACATTTTAGATCTggactacatttaaatatcaggaACAATATAAGCgtatatcattttttaaatatctgcatattaGCAAAAATCCATAATGTGCATCTCAACTACTGTAGTTAAAAAGTGCAGGTAAACTcatgcacactgtctaaatcaCATTAATACCCTGGCAATCTCTGTCACAACCTCAACATACTGTTGCCAATGCTTTCATTCAGTCACCTATCACATTTAGCAGTCAGCTTTCTCTAACATCCAGTCAAACATAGGCTATCTTTCACAAAATACATAAACCTAAAAAGCAAACACAGGTCAAGGGTGAGGGGCAGCATGTCATCTTATCTAGAAATAGACTTTTAATACTATACCTCCCTTAAAGCTACAGGTTACTTTACTTTAATTTTACTGCGTACTTTCCTCTAGCCCCGACGTTATGCTCACTTTGACCACAACTACGACTCATTTACTACAAAACAGACCAAAATAAACTGCATTTGACTGATGATAAGTCGGGTTACTCAATCTAGTTATGTATATCGGTTTATTTACAGTAAAGGGAGTAGATTGAGCCAGCTAACTGAAGCTAAAATCGACCTTTAACACAAACTATTAAAGGCTAACCACCTAATGCGAACGAGGATTGCTGTAAACCAACAGTCACGTCATGATGTCACTCTACCACCACCAACAACtcgaaaaacacaacaaaaataagtATGTTGAATAGAGGCTGTCAATATGAACGATGAGCATTAGCTTCACTCGGCTAACGGTTACATGCTTACCCCAATGAGCGACAAAACTCCAGAGAATAGCCTTAGTAGCTAAATAGCTAACTTGAAGCTATCCTTACGTGCTCGTCTCGACGCAGATCCCTTTGCTTTTGAGTCCGGTAACAGCAACGGTCTCCCTGAGAAAATGGATAGACTGTTGATTGTGGGTTACTGAGCCTTGTACAACTCCCCCATAATAAGTAGTGAGGTGACACCGATTGTCTTACGCTGTATTTCCCTTTCAAAGCAAAACTTTTGTGTGACGAAAGCATGCGCATGACAGGTCCacctttacttttattttgaaggcaggGGGAGGAAGTGGTGGTATTTTTCATTGGAATGGTCTACGCTTGCTTGACAAGTAGGCTGCAGCTCAAAACCCTTGTTTGAGTCATTGAACAGCTCCGTTCAGATTCAGGAGGTTTTCTGCCGCCTTGTGGTCAAGAATTGAACAGCATCATATTTATCAAGTTAACGTCAATTCATGTTCTATCAAACTAGCACTTCCTGTAAAATGAAGTAACCGTTAACTCCGATAAACGACTTGAATAACTGTATTTGAACTTTTGGTTTTCGCTGCTGTACATTGCAGTATATTTCAAAACAGATCACACTATCGCGTCTTGTACAGTAATAAGTTCTGAAAGCGAGATATAGTGATAACAAAGGAGTTTAACTTGTCCATTAAAcgtcatttttattgttatatcATTGACAAGAAGGATGGGTCCGGTGGTTGTCGCTGAAATAGCGATTTACcctcaaaacaaaagcattgaAACGACACGGTATAACATTCTTGACCCATTACCTAAATTTTGTCTGTATTAAGAGGAAAATTTGCGTTGTTCCCTTACAAGCTTGCCTGTAATTTCGCAGAGAATTTGCCCTTAATTTGGAGAGAAGGACATCAAACTGTGGTCATCTGGGCGTATCTATTCAATGCTAGCTTAATCTGTCTTTAGGATCATGCAGCCTACGCTGTGACCACGAGAGGGCAGTCGACGATCATTCCCTACACCATGCAACGCAAGTCAGTTCAGAATCACGAGCTTTACTGCCCTCCAGTGGTCACTAAAGGAACGTCAAGAACTTAAAATCAGTCAAGTTATAATCAACGCTCCTCTTACCGTGAACGTAAACTTCCGCTGTAGCTTTCAAAATAAGTTACCAAATGTAAATTCCGACGGGAACATAGAAACTGTTGTTCACCGCTGGCTCTGCAAATAACTTTTCTTCGGCTGTACATGAATAAATACTGACGAAAGATCCTGTCAAATGCATCAGACAATTAACGGaaatcaaagcaaaaatgtatgatgattataacaacaacagcaataatatatgaataaataaataactcaaATAAATTAGTTCTACAACAATGACAACTAAAGAAATCATTCTAAAAACAGgtaaaacagcagctttgtCTTCAGCCTATTTTAGCTGCATATACCTAAATTCTGTCCTACACTTTattgtaaatataaaatatttgaaaaagatCTATTTTAGCATGTAGacgttttaaatgttaaagtgaacTCTATTTTAATAGGACAAACAATGTAGGGACATCTAAAACTGTTTCCCTCACTGAC
This region of Cheilinus undulatus linkage group 2, ASM1832078v1, whole genome shotgun sequence genomic DNA includes:
- the spartb gene encoding spartin b isoform X1, translated to MEKAKQDAFDNARLQVIKDGYERAFECINKGLTADEAGDKAQALELYKRGRQHLVRAISVPSHGDECVGSSWESARQMKQKMQETLDNITTRLAILETSSDLESAPTLNSVCPPDAMDAPCQGLYPTLPTKEKPERPAPSNLLSANSPAGGAVGGKPACSNEGRTLSPTRQPGVPGEQPPAYSPQAADGHLSISYGTEAGEMSLVGDEFYSRTSNSTPSPQSVGEEGEELVYIPHGVQIFFVTPEGQVSAPSYPGYLRLVKFTSDHSERMPNRPPAFLQVCDWIYPLMAMQSPVLLCNTGVFMFPDMMAPAPGYYVGVVLSSELPAADRELFQDLLSQMTDLRVQAPDEATDTINLSQKVSITAPKETAPEETAPEESTSAATEEEKTLPEWSEKVANGILTGASWLSWGLVKGAEFTGKAIHKGASKLREHITPEDKPTHVSPTVTKGLHVAKQATGGAVKVSQFLVDGVCAVAGCVGRELAPHVKKHGGKLIPESMKKDKDGRSNIDGAMVVAASGVQGFATMWTGLETAAKNITSSVASETVTTVKHKYGAAAGQATDNAVNSAINVGITAFNVDNLGIKAMVKKTGKQTAKAILEDYMIQEKPENGKQVEKSEK
- the spartb gene encoding spartin b isoform X2; its protein translation is MEKAKQDAFDNARLQVIKDGYERAFECINKGLTADEAGDKAQALELYKRGRQHLVRAISVPSHGDECVGSSWESARQMKQKMQETLDNITTRLAILETSSDLESAPTLNSVCPPDAMDAPCQGLYPTLPTKEKPERPAPSNLLSANSPAGGAVGGKPACSNEGRTLSPTRQPGVPGEQPPAYSPQAADGHLSISYGTEAGEMSLVGDEFYSRTSNSTPSPQSVGEEGEELVYIPHGVQIFFVTPEGQVSAPSYPGYLRLVKFTSDHSERMPNRPPAFLQVCDWIYPLMAMQSPVLLCNTGVFMFPDMMAPAPGYYVGVVLSSELPAADRELFQDLLSQMTDLRVQAPDEATDTINLSQKVSITAPKETAPEETAPEESTSAATEEEKTLPEWSEKVANGILTGASWLSWGLVKGAEFTGKAIHKGASKLREHITPEDKPTHVSPTVTKGLHVAKQATGGAVKVSQFLVDGVCAVAGCVGRELAPHVKKHGGKLIPESMKKDKDGRSNIDGAMVVAASGVQGFATMWTGLETAAKNITSSVASETVTTVKHKFRGLQNIFDPPNEKKCTEQQQDKPQTMRSILPLMSVSLPSMLTTLGSKLW